The following are encoded in a window of Arthrobacter sp. NicSoilB4 genomic DNA:
- a CDS encoding sugar ABC transporter ATP-binding protein → MENHNSPAPPPILEVRGLTKSFFGIPVLEDAHLSLHRGQVHGLMGENGAGKSTLMKVLAGVYQPDAGTVLLEGQEVTFSHPTKAHEAGLSSVFQEFNLLPDRTVAENIYLGREPRRGLLVNKALMNSKTAELLGSLGITEIRPTTQVRSLTVAEQQVVEIAKAVSYDARIISMDEPTAALAGAEVELLYGIVARLRERGTAILYVSHRLREVFDLCDVITVLKDGRVVSTQPAAELDDAALVRLMVGRPISAFFPDKLPREQVEADGAEKEPILELDGVGNGQLDGISLSIRPGEIVGLAGLQGSGRTELLHGIFGAAPFTRGTMKLAGREVMPKSPRQGVRARMALITEDRKAEGLSLNQSILDNALSVIRSVFPRRTGSVRTEIPGVFSSLEVIARDLDQEVQYLSGGNQQKVVLAKWLAIRPRLVLLDEPTRGIDVGAKVAVYRLMRQLAAEGKAILMVSSELPEVIGMSDRILVMRDGRLAGELPAGTSEEAILQMGTGARTAPEGEA, encoded by the coding sequence ATGGAGAACCACAACTCCCCGGCACCACCGCCGATCCTGGAAGTCCGCGGATTGACCAAGAGTTTTTTCGGCATTCCCGTCCTGGAAGACGCCCATCTCAGTCTTCACCGGGGCCAGGTGCACGGCCTCATGGGGGAAAACGGGGCCGGGAAGTCCACCCTGATGAAGGTTCTGGCCGGCGTGTACCAGCCAGACGCCGGAACCGTGCTCCTGGAGGGCCAGGAAGTTACCTTCAGCCACCCCACCAAAGCCCACGAAGCCGGACTGTCATCCGTGTTCCAGGAATTCAACCTCCTGCCTGACCGGACAGTGGCCGAGAACATCTACCTCGGCCGGGAGCCGCGCCGAGGACTGCTGGTAAACAAGGCCCTGATGAATTCGAAAACGGCGGAGCTGCTGGGGTCCTTGGGCATCACCGAGATCCGGCCCACCACGCAAGTCAGGAGCCTGACTGTGGCCGAGCAGCAGGTCGTCGAGATCGCGAAAGCGGTCAGCTATGACGCCCGGATCATCTCCATGGATGAGCCCACAGCCGCCCTTGCCGGCGCCGAGGTTGAACTTCTTTACGGGATCGTGGCGCGTCTTCGTGAGCGCGGAACGGCCATCCTCTACGTCTCCCACCGCCTGAGGGAAGTATTCGACCTCTGCGACGTCATTACCGTCTTGAAGGACGGCAGGGTGGTGAGCACCCAGCCCGCGGCCGAACTGGACGACGCCGCGCTGGTCCGGTTGATGGTGGGCCGGCCAATCTCGGCCTTCTTCCCGGACAAGCTGCCCCGGGAGCAAGTGGAAGCCGACGGCGCTGAGAAGGAGCCGATCCTCGAGTTGGACGGCGTTGGCAATGGCCAGCTGGACGGGATAAGCCTCAGCATCCGGCCCGGCGAGATTGTCGGTTTGGCGGGGCTCCAAGGGTCCGGCCGTACGGAATTGCTTCACGGCATCTTTGGCGCAGCACCCTTCACACGGGGAACGATGAAGTTGGCGGGCCGGGAGGTGATGCCCAAGTCGCCGCGCCAAGGCGTGCGGGCACGGATGGCACTGATCACCGAGGACCGCAAGGCTGAGGGCCTGAGCCTGAACCAGTCCATCCTGGACAACGCCCTCAGCGTGATCCGGTCCGTGTTTCCGCGCCGCACCGGGTCCGTCAGGACGGAAATCCCAGGCGTGTTTTCCTCCCTCGAGGTGATCGCCCGCGATCTGGACCAGGAGGTGCAGTACTTGTCGGGCGGCAACCAGCAAAAAGTGGTCCTCGCCAAGTGGCTGGCGATCCGGCCCCGGCTTGTCCTGCTGGATGAACCCACCCGCGGCATTGACGTCGGGGCCAAAGTTGCCGTGTACCGGCTGATGCGGCAGCTGGCGGCGGAGGGGAAGGCCATCCTGATGGTGTCCAGTGAGCTTCCGGAAGTCATCGGCATGTCTGACCGGATTCTTGTCATGCGCGATGGCCGGCTGGCCGGCGAACTTCCCGCCGGAACGTCTGAAGAAGCCATCCTGCAGATGGGAACCGGCGCCAGGACAGCACCCGAAGGAGAGGCATGA
- a CDS encoding sugar phosphate isomerase/epimerase family protein translates to MTRPYTLFTGQWADLPFEEVARLASGWGYDGLEIAVSGDHLDAWRWDEPGYAQSKLAVLEKYNLKVWAISNHLKGQAVCDDPIDFRHKAIVGPKVWGNGDPEGVRQRAAEEMQHTARLARALGVDTVVGFTGSSIWQYVAMFPPVPAAVIDAGYQDFADRWNPILDVFDECGVRFAHEVHPSEIAYDYWTTVRTLETIGHREAFGLNWDPSHFMWQGIDPVSFIWDFKERIYHVDCKDTKLRPTGRNTVLGSHLPWGDPRRGWDFVSAGRGDVPWESSFRALTAIGYDGPISVEWEDAGMDRLHGAPEALAALKRFDFPASSSSFDAAFSAADPAKRPQ, encoded by the coding sequence GTGACACGCCCGTACACCCTGTTCACCGGCCAGTGGGCCGATCTGCCGTTCGAGGAAGTCGCGCGCCTGGCCTCCGGCTGGGGCTATGACGGACTAGAGATCGCCGTCTCCGGGGACCACCTGGACGCCTGGCGCTGGGACGAGCCGGGCTACGCCCAGTCCAAACTTGCCGTCCTGGAAAAATACAACCTCAAAGTCTGGGCCATCTCCAACCACCTCAAGGGCCAGGCCGTGTGCGATGACCCGATCGACTTCCGCCACAAGGCAATCGTCGGCCCCAAGGTCTGGGGCAACGGCGACCCCGAAGGCGTCAGACAGCGCGCCGCGGAGGAAATGCAGCACACTGCGCGGCTCGCCAGGGCCTTGGGCGTGGACACCGTCGTCGGGTTCACTGGCTCCTCGATCTGGCAGTACGTCGCGATGTTCCCGCCCGTCCCGGCCGCCGTGATCGACGCCGGCTACCAGGACTTCGCGGACCGCTGGAACCCGATCCTGGACGTGTTCGACGAGTGTGGGGTCCGGTTCGCCCACGAGGTCCATCCCTCCGAGATCGCCTACGACTACTGGACCACCGTGCGCACCCTTGAGACGATCGGCCACCGCGAGGCCTTCGGGCTGAACTGGGACCCGTCCCATTTCATGTGGCAGGGCATCGACCCGGTGTCCTTCATCTGGGATTTCAAGGAGCGGATCTATCACGTGGACTGCAAGGACACCAAGCTCCGGCCCACCGGCCGGAACACTGTTCTGGGCTCCCACCTGCCCTGGGGCGACCCGCGCCGCGGCTGGGACTTCGTCTCCGCCGGCCGCGGCGACGTGCCCTGGGAATCGTCCTTCCGCGCCCTGACCGCGATCGGCTACGACGGCCCCATCTCCGTCGAGTGGGAGGACGCCGGCATGGACCGCCTCCACGGGGCTCCAGAAGCCCTGGCCGCCCTCAAAAGATTCGACTTTCCGGCGTCGAGCAGCTCCTTCGACGCCGCGTTCAGCGCCGCGGACCCGGCCAAACGGCCGCAATAG
- a CDS encoding ABC transporter permease: MTQRVGFFQKLSSTQIVYVVALVTLLLGALLVNSVGRSFFSAGNISSILTGTSVLGFIAIGQTLVILAGSLDLSVPYVTSLASLIAAGVMANNPNNVLSAVLLTLGAAAVIGLANGLIVARLHVHGFIATLGVGLIISGFLATNFKGSFGQTPLAFRLVGATGLGPVPISTIIMLACAGLAGLLLHRTRVGHHLYAVGGDIAVARTSGIRVDVPVITAHVICSVLAAMAGLLLASRLGVGSPTVGSQGGYDLLSIAAVVLGGTLLSGGKGTITGTLGGVLIFAMLDNIMSVMQVNPFLKDVVRGVVIVAAVAVYAGRRIVSRPERFASKGPAGTPAGQPVSVEGP; the protein is encoded by the coding sequence ATGACACAGCGAGTGGGATTCTTCCAGAAACTGTCCTCCACGCAGATCGTCTACGTCGTCGCGCTGGTGACCCTCCTCCTGGGCGCATTGCTGGTGAACTCCGTGGGTCGGAGTTTTTTCAGCGCGGGAAATATCTCCAGCATTCTGACCGGAACCAGCGTCCTGGGCTTCATCGCGATCGGTCAGACGCTCGTCATCCTGGCCGGCAGCCTGGATCTGTCGGTTCCCTATGTCACCAGCCTGGCCAGCCTTATCGCCGCCGGAGTGATGGCCAACAACCCCAACAACGTCCTGTCCGCAGTTCTGCTGACGCTGGGGGCGGCAGCCGTCATTGGCCTGGCGAACGGACTGATCGTCGCCCGCCTCCACGTGCACGGGTTTATCGCCACGCTCGGTGTGGGCCTGATAATCAGCGGCTTCCTTGCCACCAACTTCAAGGGCAGCTTCGGCCAGACACCGCTGGCGTTCCGCTTGGTGGGGGCCACGGGGCTCGGCCCGGTTCCGATCTCGACGATCATCATGCTGGCCTGCGCGGGCCTGGCCGGCCTGCTCCTGCACCGCACACGCGTCGGGCACCATCTGTACGCCGTCGGCGGCGACATCGCCGTGGCTCGTACGTCGGGAATCCGCGTTGATGTGCCGGTCATTACTGCGCACGTCATCTGCTCGGTACTGGCAGCCATGGCAGGACTGCTGCTTGCCAGCAGGCTTGGCGTCGGCAGTCCCACAGTGGGTTCACAGGGCGGCTACGACCTGCTCTCCATCGCCGCAGTCGTGCTCGGCGGCACGTTGCTCTCCGGTGGCAAGGGGACTATCACAGGCACCCTCGGGGGCGTGCTGATCTTTGCCATGCTGGACAACATCATGTCCGTCATGCAGGTCAACCCGTTCCTGAAGGACGTCGTCAGGGGCGTCGTCATCGTCGCGGCCGTCGCCGTCTATGCCGGGCGCCGGATCGTGAGTAGACCGGAACGGT
- a CDS encoding Gfo/Idh/MocA family oxidoreductase, translating to MPPEESMRVQEPTPGRQPLGVAMIGYAFMGKAHSNAWRNVASFFHVPAFEQRVLVGRDAERVADAAERYGWSESATDWRVVIARDDIQIIDICAPGVMHAEIATAALAAGKHVLVEKPLANTLAEAEAMAVAARDAQSRGVQSMIGFNYRRVPALALARELISEGRLGAVKQLRAAYLQDWLTNPESPMTWRLRKDTAGSGALGDIASHAIDQVLFLLADQVTDVSGRLHTFTSHRPGAHGLEEVTVDDAAWATLTLASGAIASIEVSRVATGKKNSLKLEIYGDRGSILFDLENLNELDFLDATLPAREQGYRRILVNEPGHPYMAGWWPQGHVIGWEHTFTHEIRDFLVAVGTGTPPSPSFQDGLTVQRVLAAVEESAAAGGSRVKLDNFQAASAPTTVPQGA from the coding sequence ATGCCTCCCGAGGAATCCATGCGCGTCCAGGAACCCACTCCCGGCCGGCAGCCGCTCGGCGTAGCCATGATCGGGTACGCATTCATGGGTAAGGCCCACTCGAACGCCTGGCGCAACGTGGCCAGCTTCTTCCATGTCCCTGCCTTCGAGCAAAGGGTCCTGGTCGGGCGGGACGCGGAGCGGGTCGCGGACGCCGCGGAGAGATACGGCTGGTCCGAATCCGCCACGGATTGGCGGGTGGTCATTGCCCGCGATGACATCCAGATCATAGACATCTGCGCCCCAGGCGTGATGCATGCCGAGATTGCCACCGCCGCCCTCGCCGCAGGCAAACACGTGCTAGTGGAGAAACCGCTGGCGAACACCCTGGCCGAGGCCGAAGCCATGGCCGTAGCCGCCCGCGACGCGCAGTCCCGTGGTGTGCAGTCAATGATCGGCTTCAACTACCGCCGGGTCCCGGCCTTGGCCCTGGCCCGCGAACTGATCTCAGAGGGCAGGCTGGGCGCCGTCAAGCAACTCCGGGCCGCTTACCTGCAGGACTGGCTGACAAACCCGGAATCGCCCATGACGTGGCGCCTGCGCAAGGACACTGCAGGGTCCGGGGCGCTCGGCGATATCGCATCACACGCCATCGACCAGGTGTTGTTCCTGCTCGCGGACCAGGTCACAGACGTTTCCGGACGGCTGCACACTTTCACCTCGCACCGCCCGGGCGCCCACGGACTGGAAGAAGTCACCGTCGACGACGCCGCTTGGGCGACGCTGACGCTGGCGTCCGGCGCCATCGCATCAATTGAAGTCTCACGCGTGGCCACAGGAAAGAAAAACTCGCTCAAGCTGGAAATATACGGCGACCGGGGCTCGATCCTGTTTGACCTCGAGAACCTCAATGAACTCGACTTCCTGGACGCCACGCTTCCGGCACGGGAGCAAGGCTACCGCCGCATCCTGGTCAACGAACCCGGACACCCGTATATGGCCGGCTGGTGGCCGCAGGGCCATGTCATCGGCTGGGAACACACATTTACTCACGAAATCCGCGACTTCCTCGTGGCGGTGGGCACGGGAACCCCGCCCTCGCCGTCGTTCCAGGACGGGCTGACTGTCCAGCGTGTCCTGGCCGCCGTGGAGGAAAGTGCGGCGGCCGGCGGCTCCCGGGTCAAGCTGGACAATTTCCAGGCAGCCTCCGCCCCCACCACCGTCCCCCAAGGAGCATGA